Genomic DNA from Deltaproteobacteria bacterium HGW-Deltaproteobacteria-18:
CCGGCCATGCGCGCCCAGGGCGCCGACATCCAAACCATTGAAGGCGTCGAGGGGCCGGACGGGCTGCATCCGCTCCAGCAGAGCTTCATCGACAAGGGCGCGGTTCAGTGCGGCTTCTGTACCCCGGGCATGATCCTGTCCGCCAAGGCCCTGCTGGACAAGAACAAGTCCCCCTCCAAGGACCAGATCCGGGAAGCGGTCGGCGGAAACATCTGCCGCTGCACAGGCTACGTCAAAATCGAGGAAGCGGTGGAAGACGCCGCACGCAACCTGCGGGCCTCGGCCGTCAAGGGAGGAGATTTATGAGCCAGTTCGAATACGTAGGCAAAAGCGTCAACAGGCGTGACGGCGTGGACAAGACCACGGGCCGCGGCCTCTTCACTACGGACATTTTTCTGCCGGGGATGCTGTTTGCCAAAGTGCTGCGCAGCCCGCACCCCCAC
This window encodes:
- a CDS encoding ferredoxin gives rise to the protein MPNQIISFRLNGEVIEIAVSPAEMLLDVLREKMHLTGTKRGCGKGECGACTIIFNGKAMNACLIPAMRAQGADIQTIEGVEGPDGLHPLQQSFIDKGAVQCGFCTPGMILSAKALLDKNKSPSKDQIREAVGGNICRCTGYVKIEEAVEDAARNLRASAVKGGDL